From a region of the Monodelphis domestica isolate mMonDom1 chromosome 8, mMonDom1.pri, whole genome shotgun sequence genome:
- the LOC130455797 gene encoding HIG1 domain family member 1A, mitochondrial-like: protein MSSDSDASLSTYDESSGSKFARKAKEAPFVPIGIAGFAAIVAYGLYRLKGRGHTKMSVHLIHMRVGAQGFVVGAMTVGMLYSMFQEYWAKPKP, encoded by the coding sequence ATGTCATCAGATAGTGATGCTTCTCTTTCTACTTATGATGAGTCTTCAGGATCAAAATTTGCCCGAAAAGCTAAGGAGGCACCATTTGTCCCAATTGGAATAGCAGGTTTTGCAGCTATTGTTGCATATGGATTATACAGATTGAAAGGCAGAGGGCATACTAAAATGTCTGTCCACCTGATTCACATGCGTGTGGGAGCTCAAGGCTTTGTAGTAGGAGCAATGACTGTTGGGATGTTGTATTCCATGTTTCAGGAATACTGGGCCAAACCCAAACCTTAG